The Streptomyces sp. Mut1 genome window below encodes:
- a CDS encoding carbohydrate ABC transporter permease has translation MSVNLDAAPGAVRTSGPAPRRKDRGLSRVGALFVSPYVLFIVVVFAVPLVYTVWISFHRFYFTAPGTKIDSPWVGLSNYRDVFTDPVVGQAFLNILIFLVINVPLTVGLSLVLATALNAKIRGRSFFRAAFYVPYVTASVALVAVWQFLFGSDGFVNHLLGSHAPDPSWLVNSHLAMPMIAVFVTWKQLGFFVMLYLASLQNVGKELYEASAMDGAGRVRQFFSVTVPGVRPATTLVVIYAIITGANLFSEPYLLTGGGGPDHSSTSPVLLMYQKGIEQGHPDFAAALGVVLVAFVMIVSLAARKLTERGD, from the coding sequence ATGAGCGTGAACCTGGACGCGGCGCCCGGCGCCGTGCGTACGAGCGGGCCCGCCCCGCGCCGCAAGGACCGCGGTCTCTCCCGCGTCGGGGCGCTGTTCGTGTCGCCGTACGTGCTGTTCATCGTGGTGGTCTTCGCCGTGCCGCTGGTCTACACGGTGTGGATCTCCTTCCACCGCTTCTACTTCACCGCGCCCGGCACGAAGATCGACTCGCCCTGGGTGGGTCTGTCGAACTACCGGGACGTGTTCACCGATCCCGTCGTCGGCCAGGCGTTCCTCAACATCCTGATCTTCCTGGTCATCAACGTGCCGCTGACGGTGGGCCTCTCGCTCGTCCTGGCGACCGCGCTGAACGCGAAGATCCGGGGGCGCTCGTTCTTCCGTGCGGCGTTCTACGTCCCGTACGTGACGGCGAGCGTCGCCCTGGTGGCCGTGTGGCAGTTCCTCTTCGGCTCGGACGGGTTCGTCAACCACCTGCTGGGATCGCACGCCCCTGACCCTTCGTGGCTGGTGAACTCGCACCTCGCGATGCCGATGATCGCCGTCTTCGTGACCTGGAAGCAGCTCGGCTTCTTCGTGATGCTGTATCTGGCCTCGCTGCAGAACGTCGGCAAGGAGCTGTACGAGGCGTCCGCCATGGACGGCGCCGGGCGGGTGCGGCAGTTCTTCTCGGTGACGGTGCCGGGCGTGCGGCCCGCGACCACGCTCGTCGTGATCTACGCGATCATCACGGGCGCCAACCTGTTCAGCGAGCCGTATCTGCTGACCGGGGGCGGCGGCCCGGACCACTCCTCCACCTCGCCCGTCCTGCTGATGTATCAGAAGGGCATCGAGCAGGGCCACCCCGACTTCGCGGCCGCTCTCGGCGTCGTTCTCGTCGCCTTCGTGATGATCGTGTCGCTCGCCGCCCGCAAGCTCACCGAGAGGGGCGACTGA
- a CDS encoding carbohydrate ABC transporter permease — MSATTSRPARRFRAGGAVRYVLLSLGAVAFLFPFYYMIVGSLRGTTVGDLSAAVPSGLTGDNYAAVNSAISLGRSLLNSGIMTIGVLICTLVFGVLAGYALAQLRFRGKGAVFAALLLVQMIPFQLLTLPLYVLVVRDYGLGDNYLGMILPFAINSTAVFLFRQFFAQMPQSLFEAARIDGASELRILWRIALPMARPAVLTALLLTFIGPWNEFLWPFLVTKNADMQPLAVSLASFLSNLQGTVANPAGALLAGACVLAFPAVVLFLLFQRHFTSTDIDSGVKG, encoded by the coding sequence ATGAGCGCCACCACATCCCGGCCCGCCCGCCGCTTCCGGGCAGGCGGCGCGGTCCGCTACGTCCTGCTGTCGCTCGGAGCCGTAGCCTTCCTGTTCCCCTTCTACTACATGATCGTCGGCTCGCTGCGCGGGACGACGGTCGGCGACCTGTCCGCGGCCGTCCCGTCCGGCCTGACCGGCGACAACTACGCGGCGGTCAACAGCGCGATCTCGCTGGGCCGGTCCCTGCTCAACTCGGGGATCATGACCATCGGCGTGCTGATCTGCACGCTCGTCTTCGGGGTGCTCGCCGGATACGCGCTGGCGCAGCTGCGCTTCCGCGGCAAGGGGGCCGTCTTCGCGGCCCTGCTCCTCGTCCAGATGATCCCGTTCCAGCTGCTGACCCTGCCGCTGTACGTCCTCGTCGTCCGCGACTACGGGCTCGGCGACAACTACCTCGGCATGATCCTTCCCTTCGCGATCAACTCGACGGCGGTGTTCCTCTTCCGCCAGTTCTTCGCCCAGATGCCGCAGTCGCTGTTCGAGGCGGCCCGGATCGACGGCGCGAGCGAGCTGCGCATCCTGTGGAGGATCGCGTTGCCGATGGCCAGACCCGCCGTGCTGACCGCGCTGCTGCTGACGTTCATCGGTCCGTGGAACGAGTTCCTGTGGCCGTTCCTGGTCACCAAGAACGCGGACATGCAGCCGCTGGCCGTCTCCCTCGCGAGCTTCCTCTCCAATCTTCAGGGCACGGTGGCCAACCCGGCCGGTGCCCTGCTGGCCGGCGCCTGTGTGCTGGCCTTCCCCGCGGTGGTCCTGTTCCTCCTGTTCCAGCGCCACTTCACCTCTACCGACATCGACTCCGGAGTAAAGGGCTGA
- a CDS encoding glycoside hydrolase family 130 protein produces MSNTTTATRIPYRMVRKGVVMSPLAGEANEVEGVLNPASGRTPDGKLHLLPRLVAEGNVSRVGLAEVAFDEAGVPSGVERRGTVLAPDEGWERGKNNAGVEDPRVTWVPSLGKHVMSYVAYGPLGPKPALAVSENLTDWTRLGPVQFAYQPDLDTDLNLFPNKDVVHFPEPVPGPDGGMAYAMLHRPMWDLGWFRPGEGVHLPAGVTDERPGIWISYVPVAEVEADISALTRPRDHRLLALSEFPWESLKIGGGPAPIRVPEGWLLIHHGVSGSIEDPWAQNQGVSYAAGAMILDPADPSRVIARSDRPLMAPETEEEVSGTVPNVVFPTAIEEVDGLLYVFYGMADAHIGVALLERTA; encoded by the coding sequence ATGAGCAACACCACTACCGCCACCCGCATCCCCTACCGCATGGTGCGCAAGGGTGTGGTCATGTCCCCGCTGGCCGGTGAGGCGAACGAGGTCGAGGGTGTGCTGAACCCCGCCTCCGGCCGCACCCCGGACGGGAAGCTGCACCTGCTGCCGCGCCTGGTAGCCGAGGGCAACGTCTCCCGCGTCGGCCTCGCCGAGGTCGCCTTCGACGAGGCGGGCGTGCCCAGCGGTGTCGAGCGGCGCGGCACCGTCCTCGCCCCCGACGAGGGCTGGGAGCGCGGCAAGAACAACGCCGGGGTCGAGGACCCCCGCGTCACCTGGGTCCCCTCGCTCGGCAAGCACGTGATGAGCTACGTCGCCTACGGCCCGCTCGGCCCGAAGCCGGCGCTGGCCGTCTCGGAGAACCTCACCGACTGGACACGGCTCGGCCCGGTCCAGTTCGCGTACCAGCCGGATCTGGACACCGACCTCAACCTCTTCCCGAACAAGGACGTCGTCCACTTCCCCGAGCCGGTCCCGGGCCCGGACGGCGGGATGGCGTACGCGATGCTGCACCGTCCGATGTGGGACCTGGGCTGGTTCCGGCCGGGTGAGGGTGTGCACCTGCCCGCCGGTGTCACCGACGAGCGGCCCGGCATCTGGATCAGCTACGTGCCCGTCGCCGAGGTGGAGGCGGACATCAGCGCCCTGACCCGCCCGCGCGACCACCGTCTGCTGGCGCTCTCGGAGTTCCCCTGGGAGTCCCTGAAGATCGGCGGCGGCCCCGCCCCGATCCGGGTGCCCGAGGGCTGGCTGCTGATCCACCACGGTGTGTCCGGCTCCATCGAGGACCCGTGGGCGCAGAACCAGGGCGTGTCGTACGCGGCCGGCGCGATGATCCTCGACCCGGCCGACCCCTCGCGGGTGATCGCCCGTTCGGACCGGCCGCTGATGGCGCCGGAGACCGAGGAGGAGGTCTCGGGCACCGTGCCGAACGTCGTGTTCCCGACGGCCATCGAGGAGGTCGACGGCCTGCTGTACGTGTTCTACGGGATGGCCGACGCGCACATCGGCGTCGCCCTCCTGGAGCGCACGGCGTGA
- a CDS encoding Gfo/Idh/MocA family protein has product MTGGALGVGLVGCGGFAGFVLDAVAGLPGLRLAAVADPSPARARRLGARHGVPALGSLGELLERDDVAAVLIATPPATHAELATAALRAGRHVFCEKPLATTTEDASAVAHEARLAGRALVVDHVLRYNPLLRAVERLTGRGLLARPRRFLFENDASDEDLGPGHWFWDQAHSGGIFIEHGVHFFDAARALLGSDPVAVRATAVGRPGGPVDLVSADVVHPGGVLASHLHSFTHAHRAERQLMRLDHGFAETRISGWIPVHAEITAWADEDDARAWEELPGLQDELLAVAGFRPHGGERIAVRVERNAGSAAPARGRGEERSVPHRVRAVLDLGGEARKPYVYAQSVRAAMADLVRAARDGTRPVADAVSGFAAVAVAEAATVAAATGAEQSVLAPGPALAAAGRVPSEGVPA; this is encoded by the coding sequence GTGACCGGCGGCGCCCTGGGTGTCGGCCTGGTCGGCTGCGGCGGGTTCGCCGGGTTCGTCCTGGACGCCGTGGCCGGTCTGCCCGGTCTGCGTCTGGCGGCCGTCGCCGACCCGTCGCCGGCGCGTGCCCGGCGGCTCGGGGCGCGGCACGGCGTCCCGGCGCTCGGCTCGCTCGGCGAGCTGCTGGAGCGGGACGACGTGGCGGCCGTGCTGATCGCCACGCCGCCGGCCACCCATGCCGAGCTGGCCACCGCCGCGCTGCGGGCCGGGCGCCATGTCTTCTGCGAGAAGCCGCTCGCCACCACGACCGAGGACGCGTCGGCGGTCGCCCACGAGGCGCGGCTCGCCGGGCGGGCCCTGGTCGTGGACCATGTGCTGCGGTACAACCCGCTGCTGCGGGCCGTGGAGCGGCTGACCGGGCGGGGGCTGCTCGCGCGCCCTCGCCGGTTCCTCTTCGAGAACGACGCGTCGGACGAGGATCTGGGGCCCGGCCACTGGTTCTGGGACCAGGCGCACAGCGGCGGCATCTTCATCGAGCACGGCGTCCACTTCTTCGACGCCGCCCGCGCGCTGCTGGGGTCCGACCCGGTCGCCGTGCGGGCCACGGCCGTCGGCCGCCCCGGCGGCCCGGTCGATCTGGTGAGTGCCGATGTGGTGCACCCCGGAGGTGTGCTCGCCTCGCATCTGCACTCCTTCACCCATGCCCATCGCGCGGAGCGCCAGCTCATGCGCCTGGACCACGGGTTCGCCGAGACCCGGATCAGCGGCTGGATTCCCGTCCACGCGGAGATCACGGCGTGGGCCGACGAGGACGATGCCCGCGCCTGGGAGGAACTCCCAGGACTCCAGGACGAGTTGCTGGCCGTCGCGGGGTTCCGGCCGCACGGCGGCGAACGGATCGCCGTCCGCGTCGAGCGGAACGCCGGCTCCGCCGCGCCGGCCCGGGGCCGGGGCGAGGAGCGCTCGGTTCCGCACCGTGTGCGTGCCGTCCTCGACCTCGGCGGCGAGGCCCGCAAGCCGTACGTGTACGCGCAGAGCGTGCGCGCGGCCATGGCGGACCTGGTCCGGGCGGCCCGTGACGGCACGCGTCCGGTGGCCGACGCGGTCAGCGGGTTCGCCGCGGTGGCGGTCGCCGAGGCGGCCACCGTAGCGGCCGCGACCGGCGCCGAACAGAGCGTCCTCGCCCCGGGACCGGCCCTGGCCGCGGCCGGCCGCGTCCCGTCCGAAGGAGTGCCGGCATGA
- a CDS encoding glycoside hydrolase family 13 protein, with the protein MSWWQDMVCYEVHPRAFADADGDGTGDLAGLTARLEHISELGADAVWCTPFYPSPLADGGYDISDHTGVAADLGTDADAGRLTARAHELGLKLIVDLVPNHTSDRHPWFLDALAAGPGAAERERYLFRAGRGAAGELPPNDWRSAFGGPAWTRVADGEWYCHLHAPEQPDLNWRDPEVRDAFTEVLRHWLDRGVDGFRVDVAHALFKAEGLPDAGPGQHTDPLRNHLMPYYDQEELHPLYREWRALLDTHPAPAGAVAPRDRVMVAESAVFDPARLARYIRPDEMHQAFNFAFLEAAWDAAELRRVIDGSFAVPGAAVTWLLSSHDAVRPVTRYGSTARARAAALLMLALPGSAYLYQGEELGLPQAAVPVDRVRDPLWERSGHTEAGRDGARVPMPWSGEHPPYGFTSAAPEDTWLPQPAGWAGLTVAAQDRDPGSTLSLYRAALRLRRAHPAPDPAAPPVWLSAPDAPVIAFRRGELMCVVNAGSEPVRPTALGVSGRPLLSSGPLDGDALPPDTAAWFLAAPPSRPARGDTDDNARD; encoded by the coding sequence ATGAGCTGGTGGCAGGACATGGTCTGCTACGAGGTCCACCCGCGGGCCTTCGCCGACGCGGACGGGGACGGAACCGGCGATCTGGCGGGACTGACCGCGCGCCTGGAGCACATCAGCGAGCTGGGCGCGGACGCCGTGTGGTGCACACCCTTCTACCCGTCCCCGCTGGCCGACGGCGGCTACGACATCTCCGACCACACGGGGGTGGCCGCGGATCTCGGGACCGACGCCGATGCCGGGCGGCTGACCGCCCGCGCCCATGAGCTGGGCCTCAAGCTGATCGTCGATCTCGTCCCGAACCACACCTCCGACCGTCACCCGTGGTTCCTCGACGCGCTCGCGGCGGGCCCCGGGGCGGCCGAGCGGGAGAGGTACCTGTTCCGCGCCGGCCGTGGCGCCGCGGGTGAACTCCCGCCCAACGACTGGCGGTCGGCCTTCGGCGGACCGGCCTGGACGCGGGTCGCGGACGGTGAGTGGTACTGCCATCTCCACGCGCCCGAGCAGCCCGACCTGAACTGGCGCGACCCCGAGGTGCGCGACGCCTTCACCGAAGTCCTGCGCCACTGGCTCGACCGGGGCGTGGACGGCTTCCGGGTGGATGTGGCGCACGCCCTGTTCAAGGCGGAGGGGCTGCCGGACGCGGGCCCCGGGCAGCACACCGACCCCCTGCGCAACCACCTGATGCCGTACTACGACCAGGAGGAGCTGCACCCGCTCTACCGGGAGTGGCGGGCGCTGCTCGACACCCATCCGGCGCCGGCCGGGGCCGTCGCCCCGCGCGACCGGGTGATGGTCGCGGAGTCCGCCGTCTTCGACCCGGCGCGGCTGGCCCGCTACATCCGCCCCGACGAGATGCACCAGGCGTTCAACTTCGCTTTCCTGGAGGCGGCCTGGGACGCCGCGGAGCTGCGCCGCGTCATCGACGGCTCGTTCGCCGTGCCGGGCGCCGCCGTCACCTGGCTGCTCTCCAGCCATGACGCGGTGCGCCCCGTCACCCGCTACGGCTCCACGGCCCGCGCCCGTGCGGCCGCGCTGCTGATGCTGGCGCTGCCCGGGTCCGCGTACCTCTACCAGGGAGAGGAGCTGGGCCTCCCCCAGGCCGCGGTCCCCGTCGACCGCGTCCGCGACCCGCTGTGGGAACGCTCGGGCCACACGGAGGCCGGCCGCGACGGGGCGCGTGTGCCTATGCCGTGGTCCGGTGAGCACCCGCCGTACGGCTTCACCTCGGCGGCGCCCGAGGACACCTGGCTGCCGCAGCCCGCCGGCTGGGCCGGGCTCACCGTCGCCGCGCAGGACCGGGACCCCGGTTCCACGCTCTCCCTCTACCGGGCGGCGCTGCGGCTGCGGCGTGCCCATCCGGCGCCGGACCCGGCGGCCCCGCCGGTCTGGCTCTCGGCCCCGGACGCACCCGTCATCGCTTTCCGGCGCGGTGAGCTGATGTGTGTCGTCAATGCGGGCTCCGAGCCCGTACGTCCCACCGCGCTCGGTGTGTCCGGCCGTCCGCTGCTCAGCAGTGGTCCGCTCGACGGCGACGCGCTGCCGCCCGACACCGCCGCGTGGTTCCTTGCCGCGCCCCCTTCCCGTCCCGCCCGAGGAGACACCGATGACAACGCCCGTGACTGA
- a CDS encoding phosphomannomutase/phosphoglucomutase: MTTPVTDPPPRTDLSGLVKAYDVRGVVPDQWDETTAELFGAAFVRVTRADAIVTGHDMRPSSPGLAHAFARGATAQGADVTRIGLCSTDQLYYASGSLALPGAMFTASHNPARYNGIKLCRAGAEPVGQDTGLAEIRALVERWSDHGAPAPAGRAGAVTEQDTLTGYAAYLHSLVDLSSVRPLKVVVDAGNGMGGHTVPTVLAGLPLTVVPMYFELDGTFPNHEANPLEPANIVDLQARVRAEGADLGLAFDGDADRCFVVDENGDPVSPSAVTALVASRELDRHPGATVIHNLITSRAVPEVIREAGGTPVRTRVGHSFIKAEMARTGAVFGGEHSAHYYFRDFWNADTGMLAALHVLAALGTQGGPLSALTSRFERYAASGEINSTVTDQATRTAAVRAVWECRPDTVADDLDGLTVSGPDWWFNLRPSNTEPLLRLNVEARTDSLMRAVRDEVLVTVRGTADGRG, translated from the coding sequence ATGACAACGCCCGTGACTGACCCGCCGCCCCGCACCGACCTGTCCGGACTCGTCAAGGCGTACGACGTGCGCGGCGTGGTGCCCGACCAGTGGGACGAGACGACGGCGGAACTGTTCGGTGCCGCTTTCGTCCGGGTCACGCGGGCGGACGCGATCGTGACGGGCCACGACATGCGGCCCTCGTCCCCGGGTCTCGCTCACGCCTTCGCCCGTGGCGCCACCGCGCAGGGCGCCGACGTCACCCGGATCGGCCTCTGCTCGACGGACCAGCTGTACTACGCCTCGGGCTCGCTCGCACTGCCCGGCGCGATGTTCACCGCCTCGCACAACCCCGCCCGCTACAACGGCATCAAGCTGTGCCGGGCCGGCGCGGAGCCGGTGGGCCAGGACACCGGTCTCGCCGAGATCCGCGCCCTGGTCGAACGGTGGTCGGACCATGGGGCGCCGGCCCCGGCCGGCCGCGCGGGTGCCGTCACCGAGCAGGACACCCTGACGGGCTACGCCGCGTATCTGCACTCCCTGGTGGACCTGTCGTCCGTCCGGCCGCTGAAGGTCGTGGTCGACGCGGGCAACGGCATGGGCGGACACACCGTGCCCACGGTCCTCGCCGGGCTGCCGCTGACGGTCGTACCGATGTACTTCGAGCTCGACGGTACGTTCCCGAACCACGAGGCGAACCCGCTGGAGCCCGCCAACATCGTGGACCTCCAGGCCCGGGTGCGCGCCGAGGGCGCCGATCTCGGGCTCGCCTTCGACGGGGACGCCGACCGCTGCTTCGTCGTGGACGAGAACGGCGACCCGGTCTCGCCGTCCGCCGTCACGGCCCTGGTCGCCTCGCGCGAACTGGACCGGCACCCGGGCGCGACCGTCATCCACAACCTCATCACCTCGCGCGCGGTCCCCGAGGTGATCCGTGAGGCGGGCGGCACCCCGGTCCGTACCCGCGTCGGCCACTCCTTCATCAAGGCCGAGATGGCCCGGACCGGTGCCGTGTTCGGCGGCGAGCACTCGGCGCACTACTACTTCCGCGACTTCTGGAACGCGGACACCGGCATGCTGGCCGCCCTCCACGTCCTCGCCGCCCTCGGCACGCAGGGCGGCCCGCTGTCCGCGCTGACCAGCCGCTTCGAGCGTTACGCCGCCTCCGGCGAGATCAACTCCACCGTCACCGACCAGGCCACCCGCACCGCCGCCGTACGCGCGGTGTGGGAGTGCCGCCCGGACACGGTGGCCGACGACCTGGACGGCCTCACCGTCAGCGGCCCGGACTGGTGGTTCAACCTCCGCCCGTCCAACACGGAACCGCTGCTGCGGCTGAACGTGGAGGCGCGCACCGATTCCCTCATGCGCGCGGTCAGGGACGAGGTCCTGGTGACGGTCCGCGGCACGGCCGACGGGCGGGGCTGA
- a CDS encoding TetR/AcrR family transcriptional regulator: MSNQSAGRSGRTAKPRTPRSPEAQQRQRDILHIAMNTFAARGYNNASLAEIADRAGLTQAGVLHYFRSKALLLTSVLELRDQSGIEQLGAGRPQGLAFLRHLVDTALRNAEREGIVRLYAVLSAESVTDDHPAQDYFRDRYDGLRAFVADALREACELPDEDTETAENAANAVIAVMDGLQVQWLLAPGSVDMAASTDLVVTALLTSLAPHRFGPDGEIRPGG, translated from the coding sequence GTGAGCAACCAGTCAGCGGGCAGGTCCGGCCGGACGGCCAAGCCCCGCACGCCCCGAAGCCCGGAAGCCCAGCAGCGGCAGCGGGACATCCTGCACATCGCGATGAACACCTTCGCCGCCCGCGGCTACAACAACGCCTCGCTCGCCGAGATCGCCGACCGGGCCGGCCTGACCCAGGCCGGTGTCCTGCACTACTTCCGGTCCAAGGCGCTCCTGCTCACCAGCGTCCTCGAACTCCGCGACCAGTCGGGCATCGAGCAGCTGGGCGCCGGCCGCCCACAGGGCCTCGCCTTCCTGCGCCACCTGGTCGACACCGCGCTGCGCAACGCCGAGCGCGAAGGGATCGTCCGCCTCTACGCCGTCCTGTCGGCCGAGTCCGTGACGGACGACCACCCGGCCCAGGACTACTTCCGCGACCGTTACGACGGACTGCGGGCGTTCGTCGCCGACGCCCTCCGCGAGGCGTGCGAACTCCCCGACGAGGACACGGAGACGGCCGAGAACGCCGCCAACGCGGTCATCGCCGTCATGGACGGACTCCAGGTGCAGTGGCTGCTCGCGCCCGGCTCGGTGGACATGGCCGCCTCGACCGACCTCGTGGTCACCGCCCTGCTGACGTCGCTCGCCCCCCACCGCTTCGGCCCGGACGGCGAGATCCGGCCAGGCGGATAG
- a CDS encoding RICIN domain-containing protein, with product MSHNSPPRPRARAAGAALAMAVAAIGLAGSGTVAQAADPTAQVWVTTPDGAKRLSAEGTVAFTGSPQSVDIRVDGNSKGQRFTGAGASVTGASAHLIQSLPQDKRDALMTSLFSAGGDGIGLSYLRQPLGSSDFNADSSLYTYEDSPGSFSIDRDKAEIIPVLKQATSVNPAIRFMGTPWTPPAWMKTNNALNGGSLKPESYQAYADYLVKAIQAYGQQGITLTDLTVQNEPEFAASYPSMTMTASQQADFFKVLDPALTAAGLPTNLLAFDHNWDHPDYPVDVFNGTPGISRVIGAAFHCYGGDPSAQQQVVDAGKRVFFTECSGTESDNRSTTFADTLKWHAENLVVQNMRNGGETVVDWNLALDQNGGPHQGGCADRCNGVVEIANGNVTRNAEYYVLGHVSKFVEPGATRIGSTSQGNGGVENVAFQNPDGTRAAYVVNTASGAQQFSLTDNGRSLVYTLPAGAVATFVWNGTDGGTTDPPGDSSIDSAAWYRVKNGNSGACLDAADWGTADGTALQQWSCGDGANQSWQFRPAGDGTYQVVNRHNTKVWDVDGGPGATAAGTRVHLWSYVGGTNQQWSAEPSGAAGTYRFVARNSGKCLSVDGASTADGARLSQQQCDGSSAQTFSLEH from the coding sequence ATGTCCCACAACAGTCCCCCGCGTCCCCGCGCACGCGCCGCCGGCGCCGCCCTGGCGATGGCCGTCGCGGCCATCGGCCTGGCCGGCAGCGGTACGGTCGCCCAGGCCGCCGATCCCACGGCCCAGGTATGGGTCACCACGCCCGACGGCGCGAAGAGACTTTCCGCCGAGGGCACCGTCGCCTTCACCGGCTCACCGCAGAGCGTCGACATCCGGGTCGACGGCAACAGCAAGGGCCAGCGGTTCACCGGGGCGGGCGCCTCGGTGACCGGTGCGTCGGCCCACCTCATCCAGAGCCTGCCGCAGGACAAGCGCGACGCGCTGATGACCTCGCTGTTCTCGGCCGGTGGCGACGGAATCGGGCTCAGCTATCTGCGCCAGCCGCTCGGCAGCAGCGACTTCAACGCCGACAGCAGCCTCTACACGTACGAGGACAGCCCCGGGTCCTTCTCCATCGACCGGGACAAGGCCGAGATCATCCCGGTCCTGAAGCAGGCCACCTCCGTCAACCCGGCGATCCGCTTCATGGGCACCCCCTGGACGCCGCCCGCCTGGATGAAGACGAACAACGCGCTCAACGGCGGCAGCCTCAAGCCCGAGAGCTATCAGGCGTACGCCGACTACCTGGTCAAGGCGATCCAGGCGTACGGGCAGCAGGGCATCACGCTGACGGACCTCACCGTGCAGAACGAACCCGAGTTCGCCGCCAGTTATCCGTCGATGACCATGACCGCCTCCCAGCAGGCCGACTTCTTCAAGGTGCTCGACCCCGCCCTCACCGCGGCGGGCCTGCCCACGAACCTCCTGGCCTTCGACCACAACTGGGACCACCCCGACTACCCGGTCGACGTGTTCAACGGGACACCGGGCATCAGCCGGGTGATCGGGGCCGCCTTCCACTGCTACGGCGGTGATCCCTCCGCGCAGCAGCAGGTCGTCGACGCCGGGAAGCGGGTCTTCTTCACCGAGTGCTCCGGCACCGAGAGCGACAACCGGTCCACCACGTTCGCCGACACCCTCAAGTGGCACGCCGAGAACCTCGTCGTGCAGAACATGCGCAACGGCGGCGAGACCGTCGTCGACTGGAACCTCGCCCTCGACCAGAACGGCGGCCCCCACCAGGGGGGGTGCGCGGACCGCTGCAACGGTGTCGTGGAGATCGCGAACGGCAACGTGACGCGCAACGCCGAGTACTACGTGCTCGGGCACGTCAGCAAGTTCGTCGAGCCCGGCGCCACCCGCATCGGCTCCACCAGCCAGGGCAACGGCGGCGTGGAGAACGTCGCCTTCCAGAACCCGGACGGCACCCGCGCCGCGTACGTCGTCAACACGGCCTCGGGCGCCCAGCAGTTCTCGCTGACCGACAACGGCAGGTCCCTCGTCTACACCCTGCCCGCGGGCGCGGTCGCCACCTTCGTGTGGAACGGCACCGACGGCGGGACCACCGATCCGCCCGGCGACAGCTCCATCGACTCGGCCGCCTGGTACCGGGTCAAGAACGGCAACAGCGGCGCCTGCCTCGACGCGGCCGACTGGGGTACCGCCGACGGTACCGCGCTCCAGCAGTGGAGCTGCGGCGACGGGGCCAACCAGAGCTGGCAGTTCCGGCCCGCGGGGGACGGCACCTACCAGGTCGTCAACCGGCACAACACCAAGGTCTGGGACGTCGACGGCGGCCCCGGCGCCACCGCCGCGGGCACCCGGGTGCACCTGTGGTCGTACGTGGGCGGCACCAACCAGCAGTGGAGCGCGGAGCCCTCCGGCGCGGCCGGCACGTACCGCTTCGTCGCCCGCAACAGCGGCAAGTGCCTGTCCGTGGACGGCGCGTCCACCGCCGATGGGGCCCGGCTGTCGCAGCAGCAGTGCGACGGATCGTCGGCCCAGACATTCTCGCTGGAGCACTGA
- a CDS encoding (5-formylfuran-3-yl)methyl phosphate synthase codes for MLLLISPDSVEEALDCAKAAEYLDIVDVKKPDEGSLGANFPWVIREIRDAVPAAKPVSATVGDVPYKPGTVAQAALGAVVSGATYIKVGLYGCTTPDQGIEVMRAVVRAVKDHRPEALVVASGYADAHRVGCVNPLALPDIAARSGADAAMLDTAIKDGTRLFDHVPPDLCAEFVRLAHASGLLAALAGSVKQADLAPLTRIGTDIVGVRGAVCEGGDRNAGRIRPHLVAAFRAEMDRQAREHSATLPVVG; via the coding sequence GTGTTGCTTCTCATCTCTCCGGACAGCGTCGAAGAAGCCCTCGACTGCGCGAAGGCCGCGGAGTATCTCGACATCGTCGACGTGAAGAAGCCCGACGAAGGGTCGCTCGGCGCCAACTTTCCCTGGGTCATCAGAGAGATCCGTGACGCGGTCCCGGCAGCCAAACCGGTGTCCGCGACCGTGGGCGATGTCCCCTACAAGCCCGGCACGGTGGCTCAGGCGGCGCTCGGCGCCGTCGTCTCCGGAGCCACGTACATCAAGGTCGGCCTCTACGGGTGCACCACGCCCGATCAGGGCATCGAGGTCATGCGCGCGGTCGTCAGGGCCGTGAAGGACCACCGGCCCGAAGCGCTCGTCGTCGCCTCCGGGTATGCCGACGCCCACCGCGTCGGCTGCGTCAACCCGCTCGCCCTCCCCGACATCGCCGCCCGGTCCGGTGCCGACGCGGCGATGCTCGACACCGCCATCAAGGACGGGACGCGACTGTTCGACCACGTTCCGCCGGACCTCTGCGCCGAGTTCGTACGGCTGGCCCACGCGTCCGGTCTGCTCGCCGCCCTCGCGGGCAGTGTCAAACAGGCCGACCTCGCCCCGCTGACCCGGATCGGAACGGACATCGTCGGCGTACGCGGAGCGGTCTGCGAGGGCGGCGACCGCAATGCGGGAAGGATTCGGCCCCATCTGGTGGCCGCCTTCCGGGCGGAGATGGACCGGCAGGCCCGGGAGCACTCCGCCACCCTGCCCGTCGTCGGCTGA